From a single Maritimibacter sp. DP1N21-5 genomic region:
- the nadC gene encoding carboxylating nicotinate-nucleotide diphosphorylase, translating into MSFSTLPDLILEPMIRAALMEDLGTYGDVTTRAVIPPATTYDAAINAREPGVVSGMQVAEIAFRLVDPALEIETLVPDGTPVLPGTTLMRIRGRAASILSGERVALNFAGRLSGIATLTAAFVAETKGTATRITCTRKTTPGLRLVEKQAVLHGGGFNHRYSLSDAILIKDNHIAAAGGVKAVLEAAQAVASHMMKVEIEVDTLEQLAIVLDVGGADNVLLDNMDTPMLAKAVELTAGKVVLEASGNMKLGRVAEVAATGVDYISSGALTHSAKTLDLGLDF; encoded by the coding sequence ATGAGTTTTTCCACGCTCCCCGACCTCATTTTAGAACCCATGATCCGCGCCGCGCTCATGGAGGATCTGGGGACCTATGGCGACGTCACGACCCGCGCGGTGATCCCGCCGGCCACAACCTATGACGCGGCGATCAACGCCCGCGAGCCCGGGGTGGTGTCGGGCATGCAGGTGGCCGAGATCGCCTTTCGCCTCGTCGACCCGGCGCTCGAGATCGAGACGCTGGTGCCTGATGGCACCCCGGTCCTTCCCGGCACGACGCTCATGCGCATCCGGGGGCGGGCGGCCTCGATCCTCTCGGGTGAACGGGTCGCGCTCAATTTCGCGGGGCGACTCTCGGGCATCGCCACGCTGACAGCCGCTTTCGTGGCCGAAACCAAGGGCACCGCGACGCGCATCACCTGCACGCGCAAGACCACGCCGGGTCTGCGGCTGGTCGAGAAACAAGCGGTCCTCCACGGCGGCGGCTTCAACCACCGCTATTCGCTGTCGGACGCCATCCTGATCAAGGACAACCACATCGCAGCGGCGGGCGGCGTGAAGGCGGTGCTGGAAGCCGCGCAGGCCGTTGCGTCGCATATGATGAAGGTCGAGATCGAGGTCGACACCCTCGAACAACTGGCCATCGTGCTGGACGTCGGCGGCGCCGATAACGTCCTGTTGGACAACATGGACACGCCCATGCTCGCCAAAGCCGTGGAGCTGACCGCTGGCAAGGTTGTCCTCGAAGCCTCCGGCAACATGAAGCTGGGTCGCGTCGCCGAGGTTGCCGCCACTGGCGTCGATTACATCTCGTCCGGCGCTCTCACCCACTCGGCCAAGACGCTCGACCTAGGGCTGGATTTCTAG
- a CDS encoding L-aspartate oxidase, which translates to MAASVKTDRVVIVGAGLGALYAALSLAPRPVVMISPERLGEGASSAWAQGGVAAAMAATDSPAAHAADTVTAGAGTVDAQVAAMVTSHAAEHILDLTDLGTPFDRTPEGGYVMSREAAHSTARVVRVKGDQAGKQIMETLVAKVRATPSVQVIESALATGLQTEGNRVTGVWVRHTDPASGPVLIETPAVLLAGGGSGGLYAHTTNPPRIRGQVIGFAARAGAVIADPEFVQFHPTAIDMGEDPMPLATEALRGEGATLVNKDGERFMLEEHPDAELAPRDIVARAIFKQSQAGKRPMLDTRDALGDEVLTRFPAVAEACVRAGFDPVANPIPVAVAAHYHMGGVDTDDHGRSSLDRLWVCGEASSTGLHGANRLASNGLLEALVYGKKAAEDMAATLEAVPSAPELEIQFPKGGEDVDEAAVQDLRNTMTAKVGVRRTRTGLREALKIIDDLEAASRSETMRNMTATATLIAAAALQREESRGGHFRDDFPNPDPAMAARTKITLAEAMAIRDHVAKEMA; encoded by the coding sequence ATGGCCGCCAGTGTGAAGACGGACCGTGTGGTCATCGTGGGCGCAGGTCTGGGCGCGCTCTATGCGGCGCTTTCGCTCGCGCCGAGGCCCGTGGTGATGATTTCGCCCGAACGCCTGGGTGAAGGCGCTTCGTCGGCCTGGGCGCAGGGCGGTGTGGCGGCGGCCATGGCGGCCACCGACAGCCCTGCCGCCCATGCCGCCGATACCGTGACCGCGGGCGCGGGGACGGTCGATGCGCAGGTCGCCGCGATGGTTACGAGCCATGCCGCCGAACACATCCTCGACCTCACCGACCTTGGCACGCCTTTCGACCGCACGCCGGAAGGCGGCTACGTGATGAGCCGCGAGGCCGCCCATTCCACTGCCCGCGTGGTCCGGGTCAAGGGCGATCAGGCCGGCAAGCAGATCATGGAAACGCTGGTCGCCAAGGTCCGTGCGACACCCTCGGTCCAAGTGATCGAGAGCGCGCTGGCAACCGGTCTGCAGACCGAAGGAAACCGCGTCACCGGCGTCTGGGTGCGCCACACCGATCCCGCCTCCGGCCCCGTACTGATCGAAACGCCCGCCGTATTGCTCGCAGGTGGCGGGTCCGGCGGGCTCTATGCTCATACGACGAACCCGCCGCGTATCCGGGGGCAGGTGATCGGCTTCGCGGCGCGGGCCGGTGCGGTCATCGCCGATCCCGAGTTCGTCCAGTTCCACCCGACCGCCATCGACATGGGCGAAGACCCGATGCCGCTCGCGACCGAGGCGCTCCGGGGCGAAGGGGCGACCCTCGTCAACAAGGACGGCGAGCGCTTCATGCTCGAAGAGCACCCCGACGCCGAGCTTGCGCCGCGCGACATCGTGGCCCGTGCGATCTTCAAGCAATCGCAGGCCGGCAAGCGCCCGATGCTCGACACACGCGACGCGCTGGGCGACGAGGTGCTGACGCGGTTCCCGGCGGTGGCCGAGGCCTGCGTGCGCGCAGGCTTCGACCCGGTGGCAAACCCGATCCCGGTCGCGGTCGCCGCGCATTACCACATGGGCGGGGTGGACACGGACGATCACGGACGTTCGTCGCTCGACCGGCTCTGGGTCTGCGGCGAAGCCTCGTCGACCGGGCTTCACGGAGCGAACCGGCTTGCGTCCAACGGGCTCCTCGAAGCGCTCGTCTATGGCAAGAAGGCGGCCGAGGATATGGCCGCCACGCTGGAAGCTGTCCCCTCGGCGCCGGAGCTCGAGATTCAGTTTCCCAAGGGGGGAGAAGACGTGGACGAGGCCGCGGTTCAGGACCTTCGGAACACGATGACGGCCAAGGTCGGCGTGCGCCGCACCCGAACCGGGCTGCGCGAGGCCCTGAAGATCATCGACGACCTCGAAGCTGCGTCCCGGTCTGAGACCATGCGCAACATGACGGCCACGGCGACGCTCATCGCCGCCGCTGCGCTCCAGCGCGAAGAAAGCCGGGGTGGGCATTTCCGCGACGATTTCCCGAACCCCGACCCGGCCATGGCGGCCCGGACCAAGATCACGCTGGCCGAGGCCATGGCGATCCGCGACCACGTTGCCAAGGAGATGGCATGA
- the nadA gene encoding quinolinate synthase NadA, producing MLDFRTMRHELAEAYDLAPNPELAEEMKDLYANMDRVVAPPDWVRAAPYVAAINRLKKEKNAVILAHNYMTPDIYHGVADFVGDSLQLAIKATEVEADTIVQCGVHFMAETSKILNPAKRVLIPDMEAGCSLANSIGAAGIAEMRAKYPGAPVVTYVNTTAEEKAASDICCTSSNAAAIVRALPEETVIMAPDQYLAQNVARQVPEKTIVWWNGSCVVHERFTAQDLRDYRKWNPDTTIIAHPECPPEVVDESDFAGSTSGIINFVRERKPKQALLVTECSMASNISDELPEVDFVGPCNMCPYMKKITLEKILWSLHAGEAEVHVDPVVAEKARVAVERMIDLSRKLGI from the coding sequence ATGCTCGATTTTCGCACCATGCGGCACGAACTGGCCGAGGCCTATGACCTCGCGCCGAACCCGGAGCTCGCGGAGGAAATGAAGGACCTCTACGCGAACATGGACCGGGTTGTGGCACCGCCGGACTGGGTCCGCGCCGCGCCCTATGTCGCCGCGATCAACCGTCTCAAGAAAGAGAAGAACGCGGTCATCCTCGCGCATAACTACATGACGCCCGACATCTACCACGGGGTCGCGGATTTCGTGGGCGACAGCCTCCAGCTCGCCATCAAGGCGACCGAGGTCGAGGCCGACACCATCGTGCAATGCGGCGTGCATTTCATGGCCGAGACTTCGAAGATCCTGAACCCGGCCAAGCGCGTGCTGATCCCGGACATGGAAGCGGGCTGTTCGCTGGCCAATTCGATCGGGGCGGCGGGCATTGCCGAGATGCGTGCAAAATACCCGGGCGCCCCCGTCGTCACCTATGTGAACACCACCGCCGAGGAAAAAGCCGCCTCGGACATCTGCTGCACCTCGTCCAACGCCGCCGCCATCGTGCGCGCGCTGCCCGAGGAAACGGTCATCATGGCCCCCGACCAATACCTCGCACAGAACGTTGCGCGGCAGGTGCCCGAGAAGACCATCGTCTGGTGGAACGGCTCCTGCGTGGTCCATGAACGCTTCACGGCGCAGGACCTGCGCGACTACCGCAAGTGGAACCCCGACACAACGATCATCGCGCACCCCGAGTGCCCGCCGGAGGTCGTGGACGAAAGCGACTTCGCGGGATCGACCAGCGGCATCATCAACTTCGTGCGCGAGCGCAAACCGAAGCAGGCGCTTCTCGTCACCGAATGCTCCATGGCGTCGAACATCTCCGACGAGTTGCCCGAGGTGGATTTCGTCGGCCCCTGCAACATGTGCCCCTACATGAAGAAGATCACACTGGAGAAGATCCTTTGGTCACTTCACGCCGGCGAGGCCGAGGTCCATGTGGACCCGGTCGTGGCGGAAAAGGCGCGGGTCGCGGTCGAACGGATGATCGACCTGTCCAGAAAGCTGGGCATCTAG